A genomic window from Aquitalea aquatilis includes:
- a CDS encoding phosphoribosylanthranilate isomerase has translation MTIRIKICGITRPEDGAEAARLGADAIGLVFYPKSPRNVSLAQAQAVIAALPPFVSVVALFVNPEREWVEEVLAHCGIDILQFHGEEPAEFCRSFQRPYLKAVRVKPGLDLTVAAAQYPDARGLLTDAFVEGAHGGTGTTFDWTLLPANLPLPLILSGGLDDQNIKQAVAAVRPAAVDVSSGVEAAKGIKDAARMAAFISGARHGAV, from the coding sequence GTGACCATCAGAATCAAGATTTGCGGCATTACCCGGCCCGAGGATGGCGCAGAAGCCGCCCGGCTGGGCGCGGATGCCATCGGCCTGGTGTTTTATCCGAAAAGCCCGCGCAATGTCAGCCTGGCGCAGGCACAGGCGGTGATTGCCGCCTTGCCGCCTTTTGTCAGCGTGGTGGCGTTGTTCGTCAACCCGGAGCGCGAGTGGGTGGAAGAGGTGCTGGCACATTGCGGCATCGACATCCTGCAATTTCACGGTGAAGAACCGGCTGAATTCTGCCGCTCTTTCCAGCGGCCCTATCTCAAGGCGGTGCGGGTCAAGCCCGGACTGGACCTGACAGTAGCCGCCGCCCAATACCCGGACGCGCGCGGCCTGCTCACCGACGCCTTTGTTGAAGGCGCACATGGTGGCACCGGTACCACGTTTGACTGGACTTTGCTGCCGGCAAACCTGCCCCTGCCGTTGATTTTGTCCGGTGGGCTGGACGACCAGAATATCAAGCAAGCCGTGGCCGCAGTGCGGCCGGCGGCGGTGGATGTTTCCAGCGGAGTGGAAGCAGCCAAAGGAATCAAAGATGCCGCCAGGATGGCGGCGTTCATATCAGGAGCAAGGCATGGAGCGGTATGA
- the truA gene encoding tRNA pseudouridine(38-40) synthase TruA, which produces MRIALGIEYDGRAFSGWQTQPHGNTVQDRLNRALSQIAGQDITTLAAGRTDAGVHAAMQVVHFDSQITRPLNAWVRGVNAHLPPEVAVVWAREVDEGFHARFSAFSRSYSYFLLTHPVRPCLLAGKVGWYHQPLDVEAMREVAAVLLGSHDFSSFRAAECQAKSPVKNLQQLAISEEGGLIRFDLLADAFLHHMVRNIVGALLYVGKGSLTTADLEALLAAQDRTRAPPTFMPDGLYLTGVGYPAQYQLPSQTEPARLALWR; this is translated from the coding sequence ATGAGAATAGCGCTCGGCATCGAGTATGACGGCCGGGCCTTTTCCGGCTGGCAGACTCAGCCGCATGGCAATACCGTCCAGGACAGATTGAACCGGGCCCTGAGCCAGATCGCCGGACAAGACATTACAACCCTGGCCGCAGGCCGTACCGATGCCGGCGTGCACGCCGCCATGCAGGTGGTGCATTTCGACAGCCAGATTACGCGCCCGCTCAATGCCTGGGTGCGCGGGGTCAATGCCCATCTGCCGCCCGAGGTGGCCGTGGTGTGGGCACGCGAGGTGGACGAGGGCTTTCACGCCCGCTTTTCCGCTTTTTCGCGCTCCTACAGCTATTTCCTGCTGACGCATCCGGTACGCCCCTGCCTGTTGGCCGGCAAGGTGGGCTGGTATCACCAGCCGCTGGATGTCGAGGCCATGCGCGAGGTTGCTGCCGTGTTGCTGGGTTCGCATGATTTTTCCAGCTTCCGCGCGGCGGAATGCCAGGCGAAAAGCCCGGTCAAGAACCTGCAGCAACTGGCGATCAGCGAGGAGGGCGGGCTGATCCGTTTCGATCTGCTGGCCGATGCCTTCCTGCACCACATGGTGCGCAATATCGTTGGTGCATTGCTGTATGTGGGCAAGGGCAGTCTGACAACGGCCGACCTGGAGGCGCTGCTGGCCGCACAGGACCGCACCCGTGCGCCGCCTACCTTCATGCCGGACGGGCTGTACCTGACCGGGGTCGGTTATCCGGCACAATACCAATTGCCATCGCAGACCGAGCCGGCCCGACTGGCCCTGTGGAGATGA
- a CDS encoding type IV pilus assembly protein FimV: protein MASKHSMTLLAILLAGMGSAGSALAGLGSIHVLSSEGQPFEAEIPVVDEDPQGNVLVSLADRNKYPLVSTYSQSAPVLKFSAIRKADGGIQKILVKGPSHFDEALLRFAVEMNWPAGRLVREFEVDYQRDGPPRKDKQPAHDDTVKKTAVSPDLMPRLSSLGLGELKVKSKLGEPLVAELELFGTAVKQTDNVRVALAADSLQGAPSGEQLQLIASISHQISKSPAGKSMLLLRSSQPMNDPVLAFRLEVGAGNVHAQKHYNLLLDPNGYTVEERSINPVSAGKSARAAEKVQPLKVYRVLHGDTLSLIASRVKGGGNPADIAKRLYRSNPDAFISGDVNRLRAGAALKYPADWRLATAGNSPAAAEPPAVAQEAPVPAAKAPAKSDAVTLKPMNKPLPEAAHPAAKVAASAPQVTAVKAVAVGGADTAQEDRLKTILQKQDQALLHAQQKTLELEQKIRNLQIAKAATASTAAGETRVVASQAAVAAVASQPAAAVAAVASQPAAVLASAPAAQPVKPAEPAHPPVKAAAPVKPAVEAPPPSFLVDDVLDSLRNSGALMYGGGAAAVGLGALLVAQRLRQRKAAESGSKPASKSSADNASMLTMGPLTTLMSGIKRGEGIDLASVDLIAEAEVYLAYGRIDQALEILREGLVREPMRQDLRYKLLEVLAMQPDRDGFIAEATTARGIFGKDSTLWMRVCELGRTLAPEHPLFDAKPVAAASPLNLEAVRVNSAAAPVDVAAEALAEAPAERVPPLDLAVELGAVEPEPEAPLAMDFLDKPAAGPAPLPPATEPNPALSGLDAFASLGEQELENAVKQAPEPMLSMDFLSDLPASVKVDPPLAPAAATTQAKSQSEANDKMELAKLYLEMGDKETAEALMKEAGQTVS, encoded by the coding sequence ATGGCTTCAAAACATAGCATGACCTTGCTCGCCATTTTGTTGGCCGGCATGGGCTCTGCAGGATCGGCCTTGGCCGGCCTGGGGTCGATTCATGTCCTGTCTTCGGAAGGTCAGCCTTTTGAAGCGGAAATTCCCGTGGTGGACGAAGATCCGCAAGGGAATGTGCTGGTCAGCCTGGCTGATCGCAACAAATATCCGCTGGTGTCGACTTATAGCCAGTCGGCACCGGTGCTGAAGTTTTCTGCCATTCGCAAAGCGGATGGCGGTATTCAGAAGATTCTGGTCAAAGGCCCCAGCCATTTCGATGAAGCACTATTGCGCTTTGCCGTGGAAATGAACTGGCCAGCCGGGCGTCTGGTGCGTGAATTCGAAGTTGATTACCAGCGGGATGGCCCGCCGCGCAAGGACAAGCAGCCGGCTCATGATGATACCGTCAAGAAAACCGCCGTCTCGCCAGACCTGATGCCCCGCCTGAGCAGCCTCGGTCTGGGCGAACTCAAGGTTAAGTCCAAGCTGGGCGAGCCGCTGGTGGCCGAGCTGGAGCTGTTTGGTACTGCCGTCAAGCAGACTGACAATGTTCGGGTGGCACTGGCTGCCGATAGCCTGCAAGGCGCACCCAGCGGCGAGCAATTGCAACTGATTGCCTCCATCTCGCACCAGATCAGCAAGTCGCCGGCTGGCAAATCCATGCTGCTGTTGCGCAGCAGTCAGCCTATGAATGACCCGGTGCTGGCTTTCCGCCTGGAAGTCGGGGCGGGCAATGTCCATGCGCAGAAACATTACAATCTGCTGCTGGACCCCAATGGTTACACCGTTGAAGAGCGTTCCATCAATCCGGTCAGCGCCGGCAAGAGTGCGCGTGCTGCGGAGAAGGTGCAGCCGCTGAAGGTATACCGGGTTCTGCATGGCGACACCTTGTCGCTGATCGCCTCCAGGGTAAAGGGCGGCGGTAACCCGGCTGATATCGCCAAGCGCTTGTATCGCAGTAATCCGGATGCATTCATCTCTGGTGACGTCAATCGCCTGCGCGCAGGTGCAGCCCTGAAGTACCCGGCCGACTGGCGTCTGGCCACGGCAGGTAATTCTCCGGCTGCAGCCGAGCCGCCCGCTGTGGCGCAAGAAGCGCCGGTGCCGGCAGCCAAAGCCCCGGCCAAGTCCGATGCTGTCACCCTCAAACCCATGAACAAGCCGCTTCCTGAAGCGGCCCATCCTGCAGCCAAGGTGGCAGCCTCGGCTCCCCAGGTGACCGCAGTCAAGGCGGTGGCGGTGGGTGGGGCTGACACTGCTCAGGAGGATCGCCTGAAAACCATCCTGCAAAAGCAGGATCAGGCCCTGTTACATGCCCAGCAGAAGACGCTGGAGCTGGAACAGAAAATCCGTAATCTGCAAATTGCCAAAGCCGCAACGGCCAGTACGGCTGCCGGTGAAACCCGCGTTGTGGCGAGTCAAGCGGCGGTGGCTGCCGTAGCCAGTCAGCCGGCTGCTGCCGTTGCTGCTGTGGCCAGCCAGCCTGCTGCAGTGCTTGCGTCTGCTCCGGCAGCGCAGCCCGTCAAGCCGGCGGAACCCGCTCATCCGCCAGTCAAGGCGGCCGCGCCGGTCAAGCCCGCTGTCGAGGCCCCGCCACCGTCATTCCTGGTGGATGACGTGCTGGACAGCCTGCGCAACAGTGGGGCGCTGATGTATGGCGGCGGTGCCGCTGCCGTCGGCCTGGGAGCCTTGCTGGTGGCGCAGCGCCTGCGGCAGCGTAAGGCAGCCGAGTCCGGCAGCAAGCCTGCCAGCAAGTCGTCTGCTGATAACGCATCCATGCTGACCATGGGGCCGTTGACCACCTTGATGAGTGGCATCAAGCGTGGTGAAGGTATCGATCTGGCCTCGGTTGACCTGATCGCCGAGGCAGAGGTCTACCTTGCCTATGGTCGCATCGACCAGGCGCTGGAAATCCTGCGCGAAGGTCTGGTGCGCGAACCGATGCGCCAGGATCTGCGCTACAAACTGCTGGAAGTCCTGGCCATGCAGCCGGACAGGGACGGCTTCATTGCCGAAGCGACCACGGCGCGGGGGATTTTCGGCAAGGACAGCACCTTGTGGATGCGGGTGTGTGAACTGGGCCGCACGCTGGCTCCGGAGCATCCGCTGTTTGATGCCAAGCCGGTTGCGGCAGCATCGCCGCTGAATCTGGAAGCCGTGCGCGTCAATTCGGCGGCAGCGCCGGTGGATGTTGCGGCTGAGGCCTTGGCTGAGGCTCCGGCTGAGCGTGTGCCACCGCTGGATCTGGCCGTTGAGCTGGGGGCGGTTGAACCCGAGCCGGAAGCACCGCTGGCCATGGACTTTCTGGACAAGCCGGCAGCCGGGCCCGCTCCGCTGCCGCCGGCTACCGAGCCCAATCCGGCCTTGAGTGGGCTGGATGCCTTTGCTTCGCTGGGTGAGCAGGAGCTGGAGAATGCGGTAAAGCAGGCACCGGAACCGATGTTGAGCATGGATTTCCTGTCTGATCTGCCTGCCTCGGTCAAGGTAGATCCACCTCTAGCGCCAGCTGCGGCAACGACGCAAGCCAAGTCGCAATCCGAGGCCAACGACAAGATGGAGCTGGCCAAGCTTTACCTGGAAATGGGCGACAAGGAAACGGCAGAAGCCCTGATGAAGGAAGCCGGCCAAACCGTTTCGTGA